The following are encoded in a window of Stigmatella erecta genomic DNA:
- a CDS encoding amidohydrolase: MDANLTAYSYVAITNGVISELGTSTPPANAIQIPEGAAIYPGLIDSHSHAISLFVPTINDSTGNPFWLNLASVNVMLQPLCPPPSCPPQQQNCTVQSNSCFSPMTTQDQVINVLKNAKPNALGWVLGWSYEPSRLSCNNASYGFLCPNNFENANSQTALAQMDAIRDDVPMMITSESGHIVYVNTKGLEQLNLCLPGSGSTKCYAPIFSPHAEQCVAQQGQLNEDLAVYAVSYILGLMNTHMRTQEDPLPVFRQLITSSTQKYSQLGFTTVQEGAASSDVIAIYLAVAKAAPLPVRMAFLNFIQHSISGPAYQKQIAIAADLREGLASSDMFLAGIKLFADGSNQGYTGAMTSPVQYTNVNKPFTDTACFPQQPYNGQTDMDANSLSKAVQWSHEKGLPVFIHTNGNLAQGNSLTALTENSQSGIRDVIVHFTMPTQEQVQSIAKAGSIGVTFLMNDFYYYYQPLCEQLLQPSGTANLYPAAWAASSGLHLGLHSDTPVTPPSPLFSMWVASSRSVQAPAWMPALLPECQQNQSNQLISRVQAIKAYTSDAAWLYNRDAPSKGVTPIGSLQNQYAGDLVVFSADPLNPATDLSTVKVLYTVHNGKIAYSDPTGSNPLIWPN, from the coding sequence ATGGACGCCAACCTGACGGCTTACAGCTATGTCGCCATCACCAACGGCGTCATTTCCGAGCTCGGCACCAGCACTCCCCCGGCCAACGCCATCCAGATTCCCGAGGGCGCGGCCATCTACCCGGGTCTCATCGACAGCCACTCCCACGCAATCAGCCTCTTCGTCCCCACCATCAACGACTCGACCGGGAACCCTTTCTGGCTCAATCTCGCGAGCGTCAACGTGATGTTGCAACCGCTCTGCCCGCCGCCGTCCTGCCCGCCGCAGCAGCAGAACTGCACGGTGCAGTCGAACAGCTGCTTCTCTCCCATGACCACACAGGACCAGGTCATCAACGTCCTCAAAAACGCCAAGCCCAACGCCCTTGGCTGGGTGCTCGGCTGGAGTTACGAGCCCTCGCGCCTCTCCTGTAACAACGCAAGTTACGGCTTTCTCTGCCCGAACAACTTCGAGAACGCAAACAGTCAAACGGCCTTGGCGCAGATGGACGCGATCCGTGACGACGTTCCAATGATGATCACCAGCGAGTCCGGCCACATCGTCTATGTGAATACGAAGGGCCTCGAGCAGCTGAACCTCTGCCTTCCGGGCAGCGGCTCAACGAAGTGCTATGCCCCCATCTTCAGTCCACACGCCGAGCAGTGCGTCGCCCAGCAAGGCCAGTTGAACGAGGACCTCGCGGTTTATGCGGTCAGCTACATCCTTGGCCTGATGAACACACACATGCGGACCCAGGAAGATCCTCTGCCGGTGTTCCGGCAGTTGATCACCTCGTCGACGCAGAAATACAGCCAGCTGGGATTCACCACCGTCCAGGAAGGCGCTGCCAGCTCCGATGTGATCGCCATCTATCTCGCCGTGGCCAAAGCCGCCCCGCTGCCCGTGCGCATGGCGTTCCTCAATTTCATCCAGCATTCCATCAGCGGCCCCGCCTACCAGAAACAGATCGCCATCGCGGCAGACCTGCGCGAAGGCCTTGCCAGCTCCGACATGTTCCTGGCAGGCATCAAGCTCTTCGCCGATGGCAGCAACCAAGGCTACACGGGCGCGATGACGAGCCCCGTCCAGTACACCAACGTGAACAAGCCGTTCACCGACACGGCGTGCTTCCCGCAGCAGCCCTACAACGGCCAGACCGATATGGACGCGAACAGCCTCAGCAAGGCCGTCCAGTGGTCGCACGAGAAGGGACTGCCTGTCTTCATCCACACGAACGGCAATCTGGCGCAGGGGAACTCCCTCACCGCGCTGACCGAGAACTCGCAGTCAGGGATCCGCGACGTCATCGTCCACTTCACCATGCCCACCCAGGAGCAGGTCCAGAGCATCGCGAAGGCCGGCAGCATCGGCGTCACCTTCCTGATGAACGATTTCTATTACTACTACCAGCCGCTCTGCGAGCAGCTGCTCCAGCCGTCCGGGACCGCCAACCTGTACCCTGCGGCGTGGGCTGCCTCTTCCGGTCTGCACCTGGGCCTGCACTCGGATACCCCTGTCACGCCGCCGTCGCCGCTGTTCAGCATGTGGGTTGCCTCGTCCCGCAGCGTTCAGGCACCGGCGTGGATGCCCGCCCTGCTCCCGGAGTGCCAACAGAACCAGTCCAACCAGCTCATCTCGCGCGTGCAAGCGATCAAGGCCTACACCAGCGACGCGGCGTGGTTGTACAACCGTGATGCGCCGAGCAAGGGCGTCACTCCCATCGGGTCGCTGCAGAATCAGTATGCGGGCGACCTCGTCGTCTTCTCGGCCGACCCGCTGAATCCTGCGACGGACCTCTCCACCGTGAAGGTGCTCTACACCGTGCACAACGGCAAGATCGCCTACTCGGATCCCACCGGCAGCAATCCGCTGATCTGGCCGAATTAG
- a CDS encoding TIM-barrel domain-containing protein, which produces MTVFRRGAGHARTFALLAAVASASAACRDDNRDEDGAQPPAPQTDVISGNARFEVLSPTLIRTEYAGDARFLDAPTFNAIGRDGFGQTSFTTRTEDGWLVIDTGALTLRYEVGSGPFTGENLVVRLKSGAQDVEARPWASQVLPTCALGVLCEAEGLALEGISEARDHTGFTGTGFAAGFEGTGTRVTFQVAPEADGSYVLDLRYANGLGDPRTLTLTVDGGPARQLTLPRTGNWDSWGHLSLPLDLTAGPHVVALTRTKADTGQLNIDSLALLKPGDAYPQSPRTCGFGELCEAEDLALNGRMHLAANHPGYTGNGFAAGFEGVGDSIGFDIDAPAAGDYELTVRYANGFAPQAGVTLTVEGGSSTPVLLPSTGSWDAWKPFTVPVHLAAGTHHVTLVRQAADAGNVNIDSLAIGPAGTGLPAPASRAGEDCGFGRICEAESVGLSGGATAAKDHNGYSGKGFAAGLDVAGSQMTVRAIDVPAAGTYSLQLRYAHGLKTPVTVTVQAGTGAASTLTLPPTSGWDSWRTVRADITLPGGTSDVRLSCPQTGGCAVNVDTVALTKTDAPLLAPHAALGGYRRGLDAFDGDKGSAILHPGLLYQDGWSLLDDTASAEYEPASGKLTPRTAPPGGYQDGYVFGYGQDYPRALGDLATLTGPSKLLPRWAYGVWFSEYLDRTAADFQENLLPKFRQEGVPLDVLVIDTDFKAGNAWSGWEIDTRKFPDPKGFFDWARSQGLHTTLNIHPSILPADPQFAAAQATAQGKLTQHTGGCSGGASECYTFDFGDPDQLKAFFGLHDTMKQQGPDFWWLDWCCDASEANIDGVTGDAWINQQYTGYTNASIGRGFAFSRAFGSLQAGGYSNPTAVPTGPWADKRTTLPFTGDTTSTWGTLAASVGFTSGEGAATGLSAISHDIGGHNGGLWGLPGSDVVNGQRTDKLPDDLYARWVQFGTFQPIDRLHSNHGDRLPWQYPGAAGESAKKFLNLREALVPYTYTLAREAEATGVPVVRPVYLAYPAEQDAYATAGSEYLYGSDVLVAPVTTPGNTATATVWFPPGSSWTDWFTGQTYAGGTTQSITAGLDTMPVFVKSGGIVPTRSEDVTNDVQNPLDAVTLTVAAGAQGHASLFEDDGTTSDRTQSTRTDIRYTEDGHLSALRIDGPEGSFAGQVQKRAWTVRFVGAREPESVTIDGQAAPDGSWTWDAASSVLTVKVAERPASQGVDVAYRYK; this is translated from the coding sequence ATGACGGTGTTCAGGAGAGGAGCGGGCCACGCGCGGACGTTCGCGCTGCTCGCAGCGGTCGCGTCAGCCTCGGCGGCTTGCCGCGACGACAACCGCGACGAGGACGGCGCACAGCCCCCGGCCCCCCAGACGGATGTCATCTCGGGCAATGCCCGCTTCGAGGTGCTCAGCCCCACGCTCATCCGCACGGAGTACGCGGGTGACGCCCGCTTCCTCGACGCCCCGACCTTCAACGCCATCGGACGGGACGGCTTTGGTCAGACGAGTTTCACGACGCGTACCGAGGACGGTTGGCTCGTCATCGACACCGGCGCGCTGACGCTGCGCTACGAGGTGGGCTCGGGCCCGTTCACCGGCGAGAACCTCGTCGTCAGGCTGAAGTCCGGCGCGCAGGACGTCGAGGCGCGCCCCTGGGCAAGCCAGGTCCTCCCAACTTGCGCGCTCGGCGTGCTCTGCGAGGCAGAGGGCCTCGCGCTCGAAGGCATCAGCGAGGCGCGCGACCACACCGGCTTCACCGGCACCGGCTTCGCCGCGGGCTTCGAAGGGACCGGGACCCGCGTCACCTTCCAGGTCGCGCCCGAGGCGGACGGCTCCTACGTCCTGGACCTGCGCTACGCGAACGGACTTGGCGACCCGCGCACGCTCACGCTCACCGTCGACGGCGGGCCGGCGCGCCAGCTCACGCTGCCGCGCACCGGCAATTGGGATTCCTGGGGCCACCTGTCCCTGCCCCTCGACTTGACTGCCGGGCCGCACGTGGTTGCCCTGACGCGCACCAAGGCCGACACGGGCCAGCTCAACATCGACAGCCTCGCGCTCCTCAAGCCCGGCGACGCGTACCCGCAGTCGCCGAGGACCTGCGGTTTCGGCGAGCTCTGCGAGGCTGAGGACCTCGCGCTCAACGGCCGGATGCACCTGGCGGCCAACCACCCCGGCTACACCGGCAACGGGTTCGCCGCGGGCTTCGAGGGCGTGGGTGACTCGATTGGCTTCGACATCGACGCTCCCGCCGCCGGCGACTACGAGCTGACCGTCCGCTACGCCAACGGCTTCGCGCCGCAGGCCGGCGTGACGCTGACGGTCGAGGGCGGTTCGAGCACCCCCGTGCTCCTGCCGTCCACGGGCAGCTGGGACGCCTGGAAACCCTTCACCGTGCCGGTACACCTCGCGGCCGGCACCCACCATGTCACGCTCGTGCGGCAGGCGGCCGACGCCGGCAACGTCAACATCGACAGCCTGGCCATTGGCCCGGCCGGCACGGGCCTTCCCGCGCCTGCCAGCAGGGCGGGTGAAGACTGCGGCTTCGGCCGCATCTGTGAGGCGGAGTCCGTGGGCCTGTCCGGTGGCGCGACGGCCGCCAAGGACCACAACGGCTACAGCGGCAAGGGGTTCGCGGCGGGGCTCGACGTCGCTGGCTCGCAGATGACCGTGCGCGCGATCGACGTTCCGGCGGCTGGCACGTACTCGCTGCAGCTGCGCTACGCCCATGGGCTGAAGACGCCGGTCACGGTGACCGTGCAGGCAGGTACGGGCGCGGCCTCCACGCTCACGCTGCCGCCCACGAGCGGCTGGGACAGCTGGCGGACGGTGCGTGCGGACATCACCCTCCCCGGCGGCACCAGCGACGTGCGCCTGAGCTGCCCGCAGACCGGCGGGTGCGCGGTCAACGTCGACACCGTGGCACTGACGAAGACCGACGCGCCGCTGCTCGCGCCGCACGCCGCGCTCGGCGGCTACCGGCGTGGCCTCGACGCCTTCGACGGCGACAAGGGCAGCGCGATCCTCCACCCGGGGCTTCTCTACCAGGACGGCTGGTCGCTGCTGGACGACACCGCCTCGGCGGAGTACGAGCCGGCGTCGGGGAAGCTCACGCCCCGCACCGCGCCCCCTGGCGGCTACCAGGACGGCTACGTCTTCGGCTACGGCCAGGACTACCCACGGGCCCTCGGCGACCTCGCGACGCTCACGGGTCCGTCGAAGCTGCTGCCGCGCTGGGCGTACGGCGTCTGGTTCTCCGAGTACCTCGACCGCACCGCGGCCGACTTCCAGGAGAACCTGCTCCCGAAGTTCCGCCAGGAGGGCGTGCCCCTCGACGTCCTCGTCATCGACACCGACTTCAAGGCCGGCAACGCCTGGAGCGGCTGGGAGATCGACACCCGCAAGTTCCCCGACCCCAAGGGGTTCTTCGACTGGGCGCGCTCGCAGGGTCTGCACACGACCCTGAACATCCATCCCAGCATCCTGCCGGCCGACCCGCAATTCGCGGCCGCGCAGGCGACCGCCCAGGGCAAGCTCACCCAGCACACCGGCGGCTGCTCGGGCGGTGCCTCCGAGTGTTACACCTTCGATTTTGGCGATCCTGACCAGTTGAAGGCGTTCTTTGGCTTGCACGACACGATGAAGCAGCAGGGCCCCGACTTCTGGTGGCTCGACTGGTGCTGCGACGCCAGCGAGGCCAACATCGACGGCGTCACCGGCGACGCGTGGATCAACCAGCAGTACACCGGCTACACAAACGCCAGCATCGGCCGCGGCTTCGCGTTCTCCCGCGCATTCGGCTCGCTGCAGGCGGGCGGCTACAGCAACCCGACCGCGGTGCCGACCGGGCCGTGGGCGGACAAGCGCACGACGCTGCCCTTCACCGGTGACACCACCTCGACGTGGGGCACCCTCGCAGCCTCGGTCGGCTTCACCTCCGGCGAGGGGGCAGCCACCGGCCTGTCGGCGATCAGCCACGACATCGGCGGGCACAACGGCGGCCTGTGGGGCCTCCCCGGCTCGGACGTCGTCAATGGCCAGCGCACCGACAAGCTGCCCGACGACCTGTATGCCCGCTGGGTTCAGTTCGGCACCTTCCAGCCGATTGACCGCCTGCACAGCAACCACGGCGACCGGCTGCCCTGGCAGTACCCGGGCGCCGCGGGCGAGTCGGCGAAGAAGTTCCTCAACCTTCGCGAGGCACTCGTGCCGTACACCTATACGCTCGCGCGTGAGGCGGAGGCGACCGGCGTCCCGGTGGTGCGGCCGGTGTACCTCGCATACCCGGCGGAGCAGGACGCGTATGCGACGGCCGGCAGCGAGTACCTGTACGGCTCGGACGTGCTCGTCGCGCCGGTGACCACGCCCGGCAACACCGCCACGGCCACGGTGTGGTTCCCGCCGGGCAGTTCGTGGACCGACTGGTTCACCGGCCAAACGTACGCGGGCGGCACGACCCAGAGCATCACCGCCGGGCTGGACACCATGCCGGTGTTCGTCAAGTCCGGCGGGATCGTGCCCACGCGCAGCGAGGACGTCACCAACGACGTCCAGAACCCACTGGACGCGGTCACGCTCACGGTGGCGGCGGGCGCGCAGGGGCACGCCAGCCTCTTCGAGGACGACGGCACGACCTCCGACCGCACGCAGAGCACCCGCACGGACATCCGCTACACCGAGGACGGCCACCTCTCGGCGCTCCGTATTGACGGCCCTGAGGGGTCGTTCGCCGGGCAGGTGCAGAAGCGCGCGTGGACCGTGCGGTTCGTGGGTGCGCGGGAGCCGGAGTCGGTGACCATCGACGGCCAAGCGGCGCCGGACGGCAGCTGGACCTGGGACGCCGCGAGCAGCGTCCTGACGGTCAAGGTGGCCGAGCGTCCGGCGAGCCAGGGTGTGGACGTGGCCTACCGGTACAAGTAG
- a CDS encoding TMEM165/GDT1 family protein — MEAIFSSFALVAASEMGDKTQLLAFSLASRFRKPWHVMAGILVATLANHALASSVGAWVSSHVPERMMAGILAVTFVAFGLWTLKPDTMEESTGSNRFGPFLTTTVLFFLAEMGDKTQLATVALAARYHSMVLVTAGTTLGMLVSDGLAVWLGERMSGKVQARWVRVTAACLFFIFGALSAWRALR, encoded by the coding sequence ATGGAAGCCATCTTCAGCAGCTTTGCCCTCGTCGCCGCGAGCGAGATGGGCGACAAGACCCAGCTCCTGGCCTTCAGCCTGGCCAGCCGCTTTCGCAAGCCGTGGCACGTCATGGCGGGCATCCTGGTGGCCACGCTGGCCAACCACGCGCTGGCCTCGAGCGTGGGCGCCTGGGTGTCCTCGCACGTGCCCGAGCGGATGATGGCGGGCATCCTGGCCGTCACCTTCGTCGCCTTCGGCCTGTGGACCCTCAAGCCGGACACGATGGAGGAGTCCACCGGGTCCAACCGCTTTGGCCCCTTCCTCACCACCACCGTCCTCTTCTTCCTCGCGGAGATGGGGGACAAGACCCAGCTGGCCACGGTGGCGCTCGCCGCGCGCTACCACTCCATGGTGCTGGTGACGGCTGGGACGACCCTGGGCATGCTGGTCTCGGACGGCCTGGCGGTCTGGCTGGGCGAGCGCATGTCCGGGAAGGTGCAGGCGCGGTGGGTGCGGGTCACCGCGGCCTGCCTCTTCTTCATCTTCGGCGCGCTGTCCGCATGGCGGGCGCTGCGCTGA